One Brachyspira pilosicoli P43/6/78 genomic window carries:
- the rimO gene encoding 30S ribosomal protein S12 methylthiotransferase RimO, with protein MQNIYLHSLGCEKNTVDGEHILAILNKNGYKIVDKAEDADVIVINTCAFIEDSKKESIDAIFDHSLYKKYGKCKRLIVSGCMSERYKENFMEMFQEVDSAIGIHDLEKILTAVEKDGFHDAEENTTYKEYVDRINTSTNYSAYIRISDGCHANCSFCAIPSIRGKHRSRKIEDIVKEAREYAKNGAKEINLIAHETTYYGYDIYKKLALPDLLKELSVIDGIEWIRVLYQNPVVLNKSIIDAMFKTEKVVPYFDIPLQHIDKDILKDMNRGNRGYSFYKDMINYIRSYDENAVIRTSLIVGFPGETVESFKKLVSFVKKMKLDRVGVFTYSEEENTDALLINKKKISKNKKLMLRDKLMRIALEVSEERLSRFIGKSIDVLIEKKEEDKFIGRSKYDAPEVDGFVEVYFDKKNVDNINIGDIVKVKIVHNTEYDLVGNLE; from the coding sequence TTGCAAAACATATATTTACATAGTTTAGGCTGCGAGAAGAATACGGTTGATGGCGAGCATATACTTGCTATATTAAATAAAAATGGATACAAGATAGTTGATAAAGCAGAGGATGCAGATGTTATAGTTATTAATACTTGTGCTTTTATAGAAGATTCTAAGAAAGAGTCAATAGATGCTATATTTGACCATTCTCTTTATAAAAAATACGGCAAATGTAAGAGGCTTATAGTATCTGGCTGTATGAGTGAGAGATATAAAGAAAATTTTATGGAGATGTTTCAGGAAGTTGACTCTGCTATTGGTATACATGATTTAGAAAAGATTTTAACTGCTGTAGAGAAAGACGGTTTTCATGATGCTGAAGAGAATACTACATACAAAGAGTATGTTGATAGAATAAATACTTCTACAAATTATAGTGCATACATAAGAATAAGTGACGGCTGTCATGCTAATTGCAGTTTTTGTGCTATACCTTCAATAAGGGGAAAACATAGAAGCAGAAAAATAGAAGACATAGTTAAAGAGGCTAGAGAATATGCAAAAAATGGTGCTAAAGAAATAAATTTAATAGCCCATGAAACTACCTATTATGGTTATGATATATATAAAAAATTAGCATTGCCTGATTTATTAAAAGAGCTTTCTGTTATTGACGGCATAGAATGGATTAGAGTTCTTTATCAAAATCCTGTTGTTTTAAATAAAAGTATAATAGATGCTATGTTTAAAACAGAAAAAGTTGTCCCTTATTTTGATATACCTTTGCAGCATATAGATAAGGATATATTAAAAGATATGAACAGAGGAAACAGGGGATATTCTTTTTACAAGGATATGATAAATTATATTAGAAGCTATGATGAAAATGCGGTTATAAGAACTTCTTTAATTGTAGGTTTTCCTGGAGAGACTGTTGAGAGCTTTAAGAAGTTGGTTAGTTTTGTAAAAAAGATGAAGCTTGATAGGGTTGGAGTTTTTACATATTCTGAAGAAGAAAATACTGATGCTTTGCTTATTAACAAAAAGAAGATTAGTAAAAATAAAAAATTAATGCTTAGAGATAAACTTATGAGAATTGCTCTTGAGGTATCTGAAGAGAGACTTTCTAGGTTTATAGGAAAAAGCATTGATGTACTTATAGAGAAGAAAGAGGAAGATAAGTTTATAGGCAGAAGTAAATATGATGCTCCTGAAGTTGATGGATTTGTTGAGGTTTACTTTGATAAAAAGAATGTTGATAATATCAATATTGGCGATATAGTAAAGGTAAAAATAGTGCATAATACAGAGTATGATTTAGTTGGTAATTTGGAATAA